The following proteins are co-located in the Pseudomonas cavernae genome:
- the alg8 gene encoding mannuronan synthase produces MDRLKQGFVDAAGWLFYLSLLMVIALALPRTLFDPESKDFLLLIGAVGIWRYSMGATHFLRGMLFLYVVYPHYRRKVKKLGKDADPSQVFLMVTSFRIDALTTAMVYRSVIEEAIACGYPTTVVCSIVERSDELLVKALWAKYQPPERVKLDFVRIAGTGKRDGLANGFRAISRHLPDDNAVVAVIDGDSVLEANTVKRTLPWFKLFPKVGGLTTNEFCEVRGGYIMSEWHKLRFAQRHLNMCSMALSKRVLTMTGRMSVFRASVVTNPEFISDVESDYLEHWRLGRFRFLTGDDKSSWFSLMRLGYDTFYVPDAAINTVEHPPEKSFLKASRKLMFRWYGNNLRQNSRAMKLGPKRLGWFTSLVLFDQRVSMWTCLLGLAVALIASLKYSIAYLLVYLLWIGITRLVLTLLLSVTGHHIGPAYPLILYYNQIVGALVKIYVFFRLDQQSWTRQPTKLNRDLASFQRWFNTWSSRSMTFSAASLFIATLLLVV; encoded by the coding sequence ATGGACAGGCTCAAGCAGGGTTTCGTCGATGCCGCCGGATGGTTGTTCTACCTCAGCCTGCTGATGGTGATCGCTCTGGCGCTGCCACGCACGCTGTTCGACCCCGAATCGAAGGACTTCCTCCTGCTGATCGGTGCGGTCGGCATTTGGCGCTACTCCATGGGTGCCACGCACTTCCTGCGCGGCATGCTGTTCCTCTATGTCGTGTACCCGCACTACCGCCGCAAGGTGAAAAAACTCGGCAAGGACGCCGACCCTTCACAGGTGTTCCTGATGGTCACCAGCTTCCGCATCGACGCACTGACCACCGCCATGGTCTACCGCTCGGTGATCGAGGAGGCCATCGCCTGCGGCTACCCGACCACCGTGGTGTGCTCCATCGTCGAGCGCTCCGACGAACTGCTGGTCAAGGCCCTGTGGGCCAAGTACCAGCCGCCGGAGCGGGTCAAGCTGGACTTCGTACGCATCGCCGGCACCGGCAAGCGCGACGGCCTGGCCAACGGCTTTCGCGCCATCTCCCGGCACCTGCCGGACGACAATGCAGTGGTCGCGGTGATCGACGGCGACAGCGTGCTCGAAGCCAACACCGTCAAGCGCACCCTGCCCTGGTTCAAGCTGTTCCCCAAGGTCGGCGGGCTGACCACCAACGAGTTCTGCGAGGTGCGCGGCGGCTACATCATGAGCGAGTGGCACAAGCTGCGCTTCGCCCAGCGCCACCTGAACATGTGCTCGATGGCCCTGAGCAAGCGGGTGCTGACCATGACCGGGCGCATGTCGGTATTTCGCGCCTCGGTGGTGACCAACCCCGAATTCATCTCCGACGTCGAGAGCGACTATCTCGAGCACTGGCGCCTGGGCCGCTTCCGCTTTCTCACCGGCGACGACAAGTCCAGCTGGTTCAGCCTGATGCGCCTGGGCTACGACACCTTCTACGTGCCGGATGCGGCGATCAACACGGTCGAGCACCCGCCGGAGAAGAGCTTCCTCAAGGCCAGCCGCAAGCTGATGTTCCGCTGGTACGGCAACAACCTGCGGCAGAACTCGCGGGCGATGAAGCTCGGGCCCAAGCGTCTCGGTTGGTTCACCAGCCTGGTGCTGTTCGACCAGCGCGTGTCGATGTGGACCTGCCTGCTCGGCCTCGCCGTGGCGCTGATCGCCAGCCTCAAGTACAGCATCGCCTACCTGCTGGTTTACCTGCTGTGGATCGGCATCACCCGGCTGGTGCTGACCCTGCTGCTGTCGGTCACCGGCCACCACATCGGCCCGGCCTACCCCTTGATTCTTTATTACAACCAGATCGTCGGCGCGCTGGTGAAGATCTACGTGTTCTTCCGCCTCGACCAGCAGTCCTGGACGCGCCAGCCGACCAAGCTCAACCGCGACCTCGCCAGCTTCCAGCGCTGGTTCAACACCTGGTCGTCACGCTCCATGACCTTCTCCGCTGCCAGCTTGTTCATCGCCACGCTGCTGCTCGTGGTCTGA
- the algD gene encoding GDP-mannose 6-dehydrogenase — MRISIFGLGYVGAVCAGCLSARGHEVIGVDISATKIDLINKGKSPIVEPGLEELLQQGIQSGRLRGTTDVAAAIAASELSMLCVGTPSKKNGDLELDYIESVCRQIGAVLRTKSERHTVVVRSTVLPGTVKNVVIPILEDCSGKKAGVDFGVAVNPEFLRESTAIKDYDFPPMTVIGELDSRSGDVLEAIYRELDAPIIRKDIEVAEMIKYTCNVWHATKVTFANEIGNIAKAAGVDGREVMDVVCQDHTLNLSKYYMKPGFAFGGSCLPKDVRALTYRAGQMDVEAPLLGSLMRSNEAQVQNAFDIIASHDKRRVALLGLAFKAGTDDLRESPLVELAEMLIGKGYDLSIYDRNVEYARVHGANKDYIESKIPHVSSLLNSDLDSVVERADIIVLGNGDERFRAFAQQVPEGKQIVDLVGFMAQPSGAGREGICW, encoded by the coding sequence ATGCGCATCAGCATTTTTGGTCTTGGCTACGTCGGTGCAGTATGTGCCGGTTGCCTCTCTGCACGTGGTCATGAAGTGATCGGCGTGGATATATCCGCCACCAAGATCGACCTGATCAACAAGGGCAAATCGCCCATCGTCGAACCCGGTTTGGAAGAGCTTCTGCAACAGGGCATCCAGTCCGGCCGCCTGCGGGGCACCACCGATGTGGCCGCGGCGATTGCCGCCAGCGAACTGTCGATGCTCTGCGTCGGCACGCCGAGCAAGAAGAATGGCGACCTGGAGCTCGATTACATCGAATCGGTCTGCCGGCAGATCGGCGCAGTCCTGCGTACCAAGAGCGAGCGCCACACCGTGGTGGTGCGCAGCACGGTGTTGCCGGGCACGGTGAAGAACGTGGTGATCCCGATCCTCGAGGACTGCTCCGGGAAGAAGGCCGGGGTCGACTTCGGCGTCGCGGTGAATCCCGAGTTCCTGCGCGAAAGCACGGCGATCAAGGACTACGACTTCCCGCCGATGACGGTGATCGGCGAGCTGGACAGCCGCTCCGGCGATGTTCTGGAAGCCATCTACCGCGAACTGGACGCGCCGATCATCCGCAAGGACATCGAAGTCGCCGAGATGATCAAGTACACCTGCAACGTCTGGCACGCCACCAAGGTGACCTTCGCCAACGAGATCGGCAACATCGCCAAGGCCGCCGGCGTCGATGGCCGCGAAGTGATGGACGTGGTCTGCCAGGACCACACGCTCAACCTGTCCAAGTACTACATGAAGCCCGGCTTCGCCTTCGGCGGCTCGTGCCTGCCCAAGGACGTGCGCGCCCTCACCTACCGCGCCGGCCAGATGGACGTCGAGGCGCCGCTGCTCGGCTCGCTGATGCGCAGCAACGAGGCGCAGGTGCAGAACGCCTTCGACATCATCGCCAGCCACGACAAGCGCCGGGTCGCCCTGCTCGGCCTCGCCTTCAAGGCCGGCACCGACGACCTGCGCGAAAGCCCGCTGGTGGAACTGGCCGAGATGCTCATCGGCAAGGGCTATGACCTGAGCATCTACGACCGCAACGTCGAATACGCACGGGTCCACGGGGCGAACAAGGACTACATCGAATCGAAGATTCCGCATGTGTCCTCGCTGCTCAACAGTGACCTCGACAGTGTGGTCGAGCGCGCCGACATCATCGTCCTCGGCAATGGCGACGAGCGCTTCCGTGCCTTCGCCCAGCAAGTGCCGGAAGGCAAGCAGATCGTCGACCTGGTCGGCTTCATGGCCCAGCCCAGCGGCGCCGGCCGCGAAGGCATCTGCTGGTAA
- the yaaA gene encoding peroxide stress protein YaaA, which produces MLMVISPAKTLDYETPPVTSRFTQPEFLDHAQELIGQLRELTPLQIAELMHLSDKLAGLNAARFGSWHPQFTPQNAKQALLAFKGDVYTGLHAEDFSDADFDFAQAHLRMLSGLYGVLRPLDLMQPYRLEMGTKLANARGKDLYAFWGERISGWLNEALAAQGDEVLLNLASNEYFGAVKRKALNARIIDTEFKDLKNGQYKIISFYAKKARGLMARYVIKQRLSDPEGLKDFNDQGYRFSAKDSTADSLVFLRDAPPA; this is translated from the coding sequence ATGCTGATGGTGATTTCCCCGGCCAAGACCCTCGACTACGAGACGCCGCCGGTCACTTCCCGCTTCACCCAACCCGAATTTCTCGACCACGCCCAGGAGCTGATCGGCCAGTTGCGCGAGCTGACGCCGCTGCAGATCGCCGAGCTGATGCACCTGTCGGACAAGCTCGCCGGGCTGAATGCCGCGCGCTTCGGCAGCTGGCATCCGCAGTTCACCCCACAGAACGCCAAGCAGGCGCTGCTGGCCTTCAAGGGCGACGTCTACACCGGCCTGCACGCCGAGGACTTCAGCGACGCCGACTTCGACTTCGCCCAGGCGCATCTGCGCATGCTCTCCGGCCTGTACGGCGTGCTGCGGCCGCTCGACCTGATGCAGCCCTACCGCCTGGAGATGGGCACCAAGCTGGCCAACGCCCGCGGCAAGGACCTCTACGCCTTCTGGGGCGAACGCATCAGCGGCTGGCTGAACGAGGCGCTGGCCGCCCAGGGCGACGAGGTGCTGCTCAACCTGGCGTCCAACGAATACTTCGGCGCGGTGAAGCGCAAGGCCTTGAACGCACGGATCATCGACACCGAGTTCAAGGACCTGAAGAACGGCCAATACAAGATCATCAGTTTCTACGCCAAGAAGGCCCGCGGCCTGATGGCCCGCTATGTGATCAAGCAGCGCCTGAGCGACCCCGAGGGTCTGAAGGACTTCAACGACCAGGGCTATCGTTTCTCCGCCAAGGACTCCACCGCGGACAGCCTGGTGTTTCTGCGCGACGCCCCACCGGCCTGA
- a CDS encoding long-chain-fatty-acid--CoA ligase, whose protein sequence is MHLTQGLHTSLQMTPEKVATIYRGRYRTYRELGERVARLAGGLRELGVQAGDRIAMLALNSDRFQEYMLAGWWAGAVLNPVNIRWSAPEIVYSLDDCDTGVLIVDNAHLPLVEAIVAGAKRKPILIHADEGEAPAGMLSFERLILDSAPLEDSWRGGDDLAVILYTGGTTGLPKGVMLSHANLWTSALMRMAELEPLHDTLCLNVAPLFHTAGLSRVAARVIQGEANAYVPFFEPIEVLETIQREKVAEIMLVPTMLQALLANPRFKEFDLGSLKRIAYGASPINAAVLEQALEVLPQASFYHTYGLTENSPVITINPPQNHGPEARASGLYRSAGRPLVGLTAKIVDAEGDEVPRGTVGEIICKGPTVMLGYWNKPEETAKALKDGWLYTGDAAYMDEQGYVFIVDRVKDMIVSGGENVYSAEVENALAKHPAIAMCAVIGIPHDIWGEAVHAVVTLKPGATASDAELRRHCHELIASYKCPKSIEFRDSLPLSGAGKILKRDLREPYWKGKAKGVN, encoded by the coding sequence ATGCACCTGACACAAGGCCTGCATACATCGCTGCAGATGACCCCCGAGAAGGTGGCGACCATCTATCGTGGGCGTTATCGCACCTACCGCGAACTGGGCGAGCGCGTCGCGCGCCTGGCCGGCGGCCTGCGCGAGCTGGGCGTGCAGGCGGGGGACCGGATCGCCATGCTGGCGCTCAACTCCGACCGTTTCCAGGAATACATGCTCGCCGGCTGGTGGGCCGGCGCGGTGCTCAACCCGGTGAATATCCGCTGGAGCGCGCCGGAAATCGTCTACTCGCTGGATGATTGCGACACCGGCGTGCTGATCGTCGACAACGCCCACCTGCCGCTGGTCGAGGCGATCGTCGCCGGGGCGAAGCGCAAGCCGATCCTGATTCACGCCGACGAGGGCGAAGCGCCGGCCGGTATGCTGTCGTTCGAGCGACTGATCCTCGATTCCGCGCCGCTCGAGGACAGCTGGCGCGGCGGCGATGACCTCGCGGTGATCCTCTATACCGGCGGCACCACCGGCCTGCCCAAGGGGGTGATGCTGTCGCACGCCAACCTGTGGACCAGCGCGCTGATGCGCATGGCCGAGCTGGAGCCACTGCACGACACCCTGTGCCTGAACGTCGCCCCGCTGTTCCACACCGCCGGCCTGTCGCGGGTCGCCGCGCGGGTGATCCAGGGCGAGGCGAACGCCTATGTGCCGTTCTTCGAGCCGATCGAGGTGCTGGAGACCATCCAGCGCGAGAAGGTCGCCGAGATCATGCTGGTGCCGACCATGCTCCAGGCCCTGCTGGCCAACCCACGTTTCAAGGAGTTCGACCTCGGTAGCCTCAAGCGCATCGCCTACGGCGCCTCGCCGATCAACGCCGCAGTGCTCGAGCAGGCGCTGGAAGTGCTGCCGCAGGCGAGCTTCTACCACACCTACGGACTCACCGAGAACTCGCCGGTGATCACCATCAACCCGCCGCAGAACCACGGCCCGGAGGCCCGCGCCAGTGGCCTGTACCGTTCCGCCGGCCGGCCGCTCGTCGGGCTCACGGCGAAGATCGTCGACGCCGAGGGCGACGAAGTGCCGCGCGGCACGGTCGGCGAGATCATCTGCAAGGGCCCGACCGTGATGCTGGGCTACTGGAACAAGCCGGAGGAGACCGCCAAGGCGCTCAAGGACGGCTGGCTGTACACCGGCGACGCCGCCTACATGGACGAGCAGGGCTATGTGTTCATCGTCGACCGGGTCAAGGACATGATCGTCAGCGGCGGCGAGAACGTCTATTCGGCGGAAGTCGAGAACGCCCTGGCCAAGCATCCGGCGATCGCCATGTGCGCGGTGATCGGCATCCCCCACGATATCTGGGGCGAGGCGGTGCACGCGGTGGTCACCCTCAAGCCCGGCGCCACGGCCAGCGACGCTGAGCTGCGCCGGCATTGCCACGAGTTAATCGCCAGCTACAAGTGCCCGAAGAGCATCGAGTTTCGTGACAGCCTGCCGCTGTCCGGCGCCGGCAAGATCCTCAAGCGCGACCTGCGCGAGCCCTACTGGAAAGGCAAAGCCAAGGGCGTCAACTGA
- a CDS encoding long-chain-fatty-acid--CoA ligase: MHLTHGLHISLQMTPERVATIFRGRRRTYRELVDRVARLAAGLRGLGLQAGERVGMLAFNSDRYQEYMLAGWWMGAVLNPVNFRWSVPEIVYSLDDCDTKVLIVDDHHLPLVENILATARRKPIIIHAGDGETPPGMLSFERLILDSAPMEDSWHGGDDLALIMYTGGTTGLPKGVMLSHRGLWSCAMMRMTACPVATDSLVLVTSPMFHVAGMGLVAQRVIAGAANAYLPYYEPVEVLETIQRERITEALLVPTMLQALLAHPKFAETDLSSLKRISYGAAPMNAAVLERAIELLPAGVEFTHAYGMTENAGVVTLNLHENHGPEGRANGLYLSAGKAIAGLQLKIADEQGRELPRGSVGEILIKGPSLMQGYWNKPEETAKSIQNGWFSTGDAAWMNDEGYIFIVDRVKDMIVTGGENVYSAEVENALGKHPAVALCAVIGVPHDTWGEAVHAVVILKPGATASEEDLRSHCREFIAGYKCPKTVEFRDSMPLSGAGKILKKDLRAPYWEGRTRAVN, encoded by the coding sequence ATGCACCTGACCCATGGCCTGCACATTTCCCTGCAGATGACTCCCGAGCGAGTCGCCACCATCTTCCGCGGCCGGCGCCGTACCTATCGCGAGCTGGTCGACCGCGTCGCGCGCCTGGCGGCCGGGCTGCGTGGCCTGGGCCTGCAGGCGGGGGAGCGGGTCGGCATGCTGGCGTTCAACTCCGACCGCTACCAGGAATACATGCTGGCCGGCTGGTGGATGGGCGCGGTGCTCAACCCGGTGAACTTCCGCTGGAGCGTGCCGGAGATCGTCTATTCGCTGGATGACTGTGACACCAAGGTCCTGATCGTCGACGACCACCACCTGCCGCTGGTCGAGAACATTCTCGCCACTGCCCGGCGCAAGCCAATCATCATCCATGCCGGCGACGGTGAAACACCACCCGGCATGCTGTCGTTCGAGCGCCTGATCCTCGACTCCGCGCCGATGGAAGACAGCTGGCACGGCGGCGACGACCTGGCGCTGATCATGTACACCGGCGGTACCACCGGCCTGCCCAAGGGCGTGATGCTGTCGCACCGTGGCCTGTGGTCCTGCGCCATGATGCGCATGACCGCCTGCCCGGTGGCTACTGATTCGTTGGTGCTGGTCACCTCGCCGATGTTCCATGTCGCTGGCATGGGACTGGTCGCCCAGCGAGTGATCGCCGGCGCGGCGAATGCCTATCTGCCCTATTACGAACCGGTCGAGGTGCTGGAAACCATTCAGCGCGAGCGAATCACCGAAGCCCTGCTGGTGCCGACCATGCTCCAGGCCCTGCTAGCGCATCCCAAGTTCGCCGAAACCGACCTGAGCAGCCTCAAGCGCATCAGCTACGGCGCCGCACCGATGAATGCCGCCGTGCTCGAGCGGGCGATAGAACTGCTGCCTGCCGGCGTCGAGTTCACCCACGCCTATGGCATGACCGAGAACGCCGGGGTGGTGACGCTCAATCTGCATGAGAACCATGGCCCCGAAGGGCGTGCCAACGGTCTGTACCTCTCGGCCGGCAAGGCCATCGCCGGTCTGCAGCTGAAGATTGCCGACGAACAGGGCCGGGAGCTGCCGCGCGGTAGTGTCGGCGAGATCCTCATCAAGGGCCCGTCGCTGATGCAGGGCTACTGGAACAAGCCGGAGGAAACCGCCAAGTCCATCCAGAATGGCTGGTTCAGTACCGGCGACGCCGCCTGGATGAACGACGAGGGCTATATCTTCATCGTCGACCGGGTCAAGGACATGATCGTCACCGGCGGCGAGAACGTGTACTCGGCCGAGGTCGAGAACGCCCTGGGCAAGCACCCGGCGGTGGCGCTCTGTGCGGTGATCGGCGTTCCCCACGACACCTGGGGCGAGGCGGTGCACGCGGTGGTCATCCTCAAGCCCGGCGCCACGGCCAGCGAAGAAGACCTGCGCAGCCATTGCCGCGAGTTTATCGCCGGCTACAAGTGCCCGAAGACCGTCGAGTTCCGTGACAGCATGCCGCTGTCCGGCGCCGGCAAGATCCTCAAGAAGGATTTGCGCGCGCCCTACTGGGAAGGCCGGACCCGCGCCGTCAACTAA
- the dmeF gene encoding CDF family Co(II)/Ni(II) efflux transporter DmeF, producing MTACNHSRWEPSHDYRPLESSAERQAWRVAALTSVTMLVEIAAGYWFNSMALLADGWHMASHMVAIGLTALAYLLARRYAEDRRFAFGTWKVEVLAGFASAILLVVVVVMMAVESLWRLWSPAQIAFDLALWVAGLGLAVNLLSAWWLRDPHAHGHGHGHAHHDHDHDHDHDHDHEHEQVADIGRDLNRHAAFLHVLADALTSVAAIVALLGGKLFGWNWLDPLMGLVGSLLIALWVKGLLIDTGKVLLDREMDSPLVGRVRTAVEREDDTEVTDLHLWRVGRTQYACILTLVTHGDTSADRYKACLAGFSELVHVTVEVNRCGVEEHRAGG from the coding sequence ATGACGGCCTGCAACCATTCACGCTGGGAGCCTTCCCACGATTACCGCCCGCTGGAGTCCAGCGCCGAGCGCCAGGCCTGGCGGGTGGCCGCGCTGACCAGCGTGACCATGTTGGTGGAGATCGCCGCCGGCTACTGGTTCAACTCCATGGCCCTGCTCGCCGACGGCTGGCACATGGCCTCGCACATGGTCGCCATCGGCCTCACCGCGCTGGCCTATCTGCTGGCCCGGCGCTATGCCGAGGACCGGCGCTTCGCCTTCGGCACCTGGAAGGTCGAGGTGCTCGCCGGCTTCGCCAGTGCGATCCTGCTGGTGGTCGTGGTGGTGATGATGGCGGTGGAGTCGCTCTGGCGCCTGTGGTCGCCGGCGCAGATCGCCTTCGATCTGGCGCTGTGGGTCGCCGGGCTAGGGCTGGCGGTCAATCTGTTGTCGGCCTGGTGGCTGCGCGATCCCCATGCGCACGGCCATGGCCACGGTCATGCTCATCACGATCACGATCACGATCACGATCACGATCACGATCACGAACACGAACAGGTGGCGGATATCGGCCGCGACCTCAACCGGCATGCGGCCTTCCTGCATGTGCTGGCCGATGCCCTGACCTCGGTGGCGGCGATCGTCGCCTTGCTCGGTGGCAAACTGTTCGGCTGGAACTGGCTGGACCCGCTGATGGGCCTGGTCGGTTCGCTGCTCATCGCGCTATGGGTCAAGGGTCTGTTGATCGACACCGGCAAGGTGCTGCTCGACCGTGAGATGGACAGCCCCCTGGTGGGGCGGGTACGCACCGCGGTGGAGCGCGAGGACGATACCGAGGTGACCGATCTGCACCTGTGGCGGGTCGGACGCACGCAATACGCCTGCATTCTCACTCTGGTGACCCACGGCGACACCTCGGCGGACCGCTACAAGGCCTGTCTGGCGGGCTTTTCCGAGCTGGTGCACGTGACGGTGGAGGTGAATCGCTGCGGCGTCGAGGAGCATCGCGCCGGGGGGTAA
- a CDS encoding PhoH family protein, with translation MDDHGRSSPTAPTLYALDTNVLIHDPNALLNFEEHHVAIPMTVLEELDKLKAGKLGVAAECRQAIRLIDKILGGANPEQVEFGVPIPRETGGSCGFLSILMSKRAEPMTWLPEDLNDNKIINQLVELQSRKPGVSVVLVTKDINMRLKARACGIESEDYHTDQLVDDIALLPRGYHTLEGSFWDRVSKVETRQDHGRTWHRVQLIDNLPAVHINEFIVDAQGFVGWIKGIKADELLILDLHQEPLLHQEAWGLRPRDIYQALALYALLDPDIHLVNLAGAAGSGKTILALAAAIEQTMVSKRYRRIIATRSVQGLDQEIGFLPGTEAEKMEPWLGAITDNLEALHMEDESTHGSVDYILQKVPLQFKSLNYIRGRSFQQSLILIDECQNLTPHQMKTIITRAGTGSKVVCLGNLAQIDTPYLSAPSSGLTYLTERFKDFPHGVHITLQGVPRSILAEYAEANM, from the coding sequence ATGGATGACCACGGACGCTCTAGCCCCACCGCACCGACGCTCTACGCCCTCGATACCAATGTCCTGATCCACGATCCCAACGCATTGCTCAACTTCGAGGAGCACCACGTCGCCATCCCGATGACGGTTCTGGAGGAACTGGACAAGCTGAAAGCCGGCAAGCTGGGTGTCGCCGCCGAATGTCGGCAGGCCATTCGCCTGATCGACAAGATCCTCGGTGGCGCCAATCCCGAGCAGGTCGAGTTCGGTGTGCCCATCCCGCGGGAAACTGGTGGCAGTTGCGGCTTCTTGTCGATCCTGATGAGCAAGCGCGCCGAGCCGATGACCTGGCTGCCGGAAGACCTCAACGACAACAAGATCATCAACCAACTGGTGGAACTGCAATCGCGCAAACCGGGCGTGTCCGTGGTGCTGGTGACCAAGGACATCAACATGCGCCTGAAGGCGCGGGCCTGTGGCATCGAATCCGAGGACTACCACACCGACCAACTGGTCGACGACATTGCCCTGTTGCCGCGCGGCTACCACACCCTCGAAGGCTCCTTCTGGGACCGCGTCAGCAAGGTCGAGACCCGCCAGGATCACGGCCGCACCTGGCATCGCGTGCAGCTGATCGACAACCTGCCGGCGGTGCACATCAACGAGTTCATCGTCGACGCCCAGGGCTTCGTCGGCTGGATCAAGGGCATCAAGGCCGACGAACTGCTGATCCTCGACCTGCACCAGGAACCGCTGCTGCACCAGGAGGCCTGGGGCCTGCGCCCGCGCGACATCTACCAGGCGCTGGCGCTGTACGCCTTGCTCGACCCGGACATCCACCTGGTCAACCTGGCCGGCGCCGCCGGTTCCGGCAAGACCATCCTGGCCCTGGCCGCGGCCATCGAGCAGACCATGGTCAGCAAGCGCTACCGGCGCATCATCGCCACCCGCAGCGTGCAGGGCCTGGACCAGGAAATCGGCTTCCTGCCGGGTACCGAGGCGGAGAAGATGGAACCCTGGCTCGGCGCCATTACCGACAACCTCGAAGCCCTGCACATGGAGGACGAGAGCACCCATGGCAGCGTCGACTACATCCTGCAGAAGGTGCCGCTGCAGTTCAAATCGCTGAACTACATCCGCGGGCGCAGCTTCCAGCAGAGCCTGATCCTCATCGACGAATGCCAGAACCTCACCCCGCACCAGATGAAGACCATCATCACCCGCGCCGGTACCGGCTCGAAGGTGGTCTGCCTCGGCAACCTGGCGCAGATCGACACGCCCTACCTGTCGGCGCCCAGCTCCGGCCTGACCTACCTGACCGAACGCTTCAAGGACTTCCCCCACGGCGTGCACATCACCCTGCAAGGGGTGCCACGCTCGATCCTGGCGGAGTACGCCGAAGCCAACATGTAA
- the moaC gene encoding cyclic pyranopterin monophosphate synthase MoaC encodes MLTHLDSQGRANMVDVTDKAVTSREAVAEARVRMRPETLRMIVDGEHPKGDVFAVARIAGIQAAKKTSELIPLCHPLMLTSVKVELEACGEDAVRIQARCKLAGQTGVEMEALTAASVAALTIYDMCKAVDRGMLIEGVRLLEKLGGKSGHFKAGDEQ; translated from the coding sequence GTGTTGACCCATCTCGATTCCCAAGGCCGCGCCAACATGGTCGACGTCACCGACAAGGCGGTGACTTCCCGTGAGGCGGTGGCCGAAGCCCGGGTGCGCATGCGCCCGGAAACCCTGCGGATGATCGTCGACGGCGAACACCCCAAGGGCGACGTGTTCGCCGTGGCCCGTATCGCCGGTATCCAGGCGGCGAAGAAGACTTCCGAGCTGATCCCGCTCTGCCATCCGCTCATGCTCACCAGCGTCAAGGTCGAGCTCGAAGCCTGCGGCGAAGATGCCGTGCGCATCCAGGCGCGCTGCAAGCTGGCCGGGCAGACCGGGGTGGAAATGGAAGCGCTGACCGCCGCCAGCGTCGCCGCCCTGACCATCTACGACATGTGCAAGGCGGTGGATCGCGGCATGCTCATCGAGGGCGTGCGCCTGCTGGAAAAGCTCGGCGGCAAGAGCGGCCACTTCAAGGCCGGAGACGAACAATGA
- a CDS encoding MoaD/ThiS family protein — MIRVQYFARYREAVGIDGEQLTWDKAFASLDNLRQHLLARGGVWAVLGEQNLMCARNQELCSLDESLADGDEVAFFPTVTGG; from the coding sequence ATGATCCGCGTGCAGTATTTCGCCCGTTACCGCGAGGCAGTCGGCATCGACGGCGAGCAGCTTACTTGGGATAAGGCCTTCGCCAGTCTCGACAACCTGCGCCAGCACCTGCTCGCGCGTGGCGGGGTGTGGGCTGTGCTCGGCGAGCAGAACCTGATGTGCGCGCGCAATCAGGAACTGTGCAGCCTCGACGAGTCCCTGGCGGATGGCGACGAGGTGGCGTTCTTCCCCACGGTGACGGGAGGCTGA
- the moaE gene encoding molybdopterin synthase catalytic subunit MoaE produces MAIRVQQAAFDPGVELNAMHAANVGVGAVVGFVGYVRDFNDGRDVAGMFLEHFPGMTEKSLAKIASEAEARWPLLKVEILHRIGRLEPSEPIVFVGTASAHRQAAFDACNFIMDYLKTRAPFWKKEDTAEGPRWVEGRCSDQSAAERWRRD; encoded by the coding sequence ATGGCCATACGGGTGCAGCAAGCCGCCTTCGACCCCGGCGTCGAGCTGAATGCCATGCACGCGGCGAACGTCGGCGTCGGCGCGGTGGTCGGCTTCGTCGGCTACGTGCGCGATTTCAACGATGGCCGCGACGTGGCGGGGATGTTCCTCGAGCACTTCCCCGGCATGACCGAGAAATCCCTGGCCAAGATCGCCAGCGAGGCCGAGGCGCGCTGGCCGCTGCTCAAGGTCGAGATCCTCCACCGCATCGGTCGTCTGGAGCCGAGCGAGCCGATCGTCTTCGTCGGCACCGCCAGCGCCCATCGCCAGGCGGCGTTCGACGCCTGCAACTTCATCATGGATTACCTCAAGACCCGCGCGCCGTTCTGGAAGAAGGAAGACACCGCCGAAGGCCCGCGCTGGGTCGAAGGCCGTTGCAGCGACCAGAGCGCCGCCGAGCGCTGGCGGCGCGACTGA